A genomic segment from Halomonas sp. TA22 encodes:
- the doeB gene encoding N(2)-acetyl-L-2,4-diaminobutanoate deacetylase DoeB, producing MRPSPISATVDFDAQGVQHGFLKLPISTDDSAWGAVMIPITVISNGEGPTALLTGGNHGDEYEGIIGLLKLANSLRAEEVTGRVIIVPMMNTPAAMVGKRTSPMDGGNLNRSFPGDPDGTVTEKIADYFTRVMVPMSDVVLDLHSGGRTLDILPFGASHALDDAQQHHRALEGAKAFGAPYAMMMYELDAATLFDTAVESQGKIFVATELGGGGSTDPARLAIAERGIRNFLIHYGLVGGEVEMPAEPQVYLDMPDASCYLQSEHTGLLELELVLGDRVEKGQVIARIYDMTRSGAEPVEYRAARDGMLVAKRFPSLVNMGDTIAVVAEIVDSLG from the coding sequence ATGCGGCCCAGCCCTATTTCCGCCACCGTCGATTTCGATGCCCAGGGCGTACAGCACGGCTTTCTCAAGCTGCCGATCTCCACCGACGACTCCGCCTGGGGCGCGGTGATGATTCCCATCACCGTGATCAGCAACGGCGAAGGCCCCACGGCGCTGCTCACCGGCGGCAACCATGGTGACGAGTATGAGGGGATCATCGGCCTTTTGAAGCTTGCCAACTCGCTCCGGGCCGAGGAAGTGACGGGGCGAGTGATTATCGTGCCGATGATGAACACCCCGGCAGCAATGGTCGGCAAGCGTACCTCACCGATGGATGGCGGCAATCTCAACCGCAGCTTCCCCGGCGACCCGGACGGTACGGTGACCGAGAAGATCGCCGACTACTTCACCCGCGTCATGGTACCGATGAGCGATGTCGTGCTTGACCTGCATTCCGGCGGCCGTACCCTGGATATCCTGCCGTTCGGAGCGTCGCATGCCCTCGACGATGCACAGCAGCATCATCGGGCCCTGGAGGGTGCCAAGGCGTTCGGCGCCCCCTACGCGATGATGATGTACGAGCTCGACGCCGCGACACTGTTCGATACCGCGGTGGAGAGCCAGGGCAAAATCTTCGTGGCCACCGAGCTGGGCGGCGGGGGCAGTACCGACCCTGCGCGCCTGGCGATCGCCGAGCGCGGCATTCGCAATTTCCTGATTCACTATGGCCTGGTGGGCGGCGAGGTCGAGATGCCCGCCGAGCCCCAGGTCTATCTCGACATGCCCGATGCCAGCTGTTACTTGCAGAGTGAGCATACCGGGTTGCTAGAGCTGGAGTTGGTACTGGGTGATCGGGTGGAGAAGGGCCAGGTGATTGCGCGCATCTACGATATGACGCGCAGCGGTGCCGAACCGGTGGAGTATCGCGCCGCTCGTGACGGGATGCTGGTGGCCAAGCGCTTCCCCTCGCTGGTCAACATGGGCGATACCATTGCAGTGGTAGCGGAAATCGTCGACTCGCTGGGGTAA
- the doeA gene encoding ectoine hydrolase DoeA (DoeA (degradation of ectoine A) is also called EutD (ectoine utilization D).): MIQVSLPFTREEYAQRLWKVRAEMASRGIDVLVISDPSNMAWLTGYDGWSFYVHQCVLLGLEGEPVWYGRRQDSNGALRTCWMDPDNITYYPDYYVQNPDMHPMEYLAQTVMPDRGWHTGVVGMEMDNYYFSAKAYQSLLRELPHARFLDANALVNWCRAIKSPKEIEYMRVAARIVECMHSRILEMIEPGLAKSKLVSEIYRVGIEGWTDEHGVTHGGDYPAIVPLLPTGSDAAAPHLTWDDTPFRKGEGTFFEIAGCFKRYHAPLSRTVFLGKPPQDFVRGESALLEGIENGLAVAKPGNRCADIAMALGAAMDKYGFDRGGARCGYPIGISYPPDWGERTMSLRPSDETLLQPGMTFHFMPGMWMDDWGLEITESILITESGAEPLAHFPRQLFVK, translated from the coding sequence ATGATTCAGGTTTCCCTGCCTTTCACTCGTGAGGAGTATGCGCAACGCCTATGGAAGGTGCGTGCGGAGATGGCCAGTCGAGGTATCGACGTATTGGTCATCAGCGATCCCTCCAACATGGCCTGGCTGACGGGCTATGACGGTTGGTCGTTCTACGTGCACCAGTGCGTACTGCTGGGACTGGAGGGCGAGCCGGTATGGTATGGCCGTCGTCAGGACAGCAACGGCGCACTGCGTACCTGCTGGATGGACCCGGACAACATCACCTACTACCCAGATTACTACGTGCAGAATCCGGACATGCACCCCATGGAGTACCTGGCCCAGACGGTGATGCCCGACCGCGGCTGGCACACCGGCGTGGTGGGCATGGAGATGGACAACTACTACTTCTCTGCCAAGGCCTACCAGAGTTTGCTGCGTGAACTGCCCCACGCCCGCTTCCTTGATGCCAACGCCCTGGTCAACTGGTGTCGGGCAATCAAGTCGCCCAAGGAGATCGAGTATATGCGTGTGGCGGCGAGAATCGTCGAGTGCATGCATTCCCGAATCCTCGAGATGATCGAACCTGGCCTGGCCAAGAGCAAGCTGGTTTCGGAGATCTATCGGGTTGGTATCGAGGGATGGACCGACGAGCATGGCGTGACCCACGGCGGCGACTATCCGGCCATCGTGCCGCTGCTGCCGACCGGCTCCGACGCCGCCGCTCCCCACCTGACCTGGGACGATACGCCGTTTCGCAAGGGCGAGGGCACCTTCTTCGAGATCGCCGGCTGTTTCAAGCGCTACCATGCGCCGCTGTCGCGCACGGTGTTTCTGGGCAAGCCGCCCCAGGACTTCGTGCGCGGCGAATCGGCCCTGCTCGAGGGCATCGAGAACGGCCTTGCCGTGGCCAAGCCGGGCAACCGCTGTGCCGACATCGCCATGGCGCTGGGCGCGGCGATGGACAAGTATGGCTTCGACCGGGGTGGTGCGCGCTGCGGCTACCCGATCGGGATCAGCTATCCGCCGGACTGGGGCGAGCGCACCATGAGTCTGCGCCCCTCGGACGAGACCCTCCTGCAGCCGGGCATGACCTTCCACTTCATGCCCGGCATGTGGATGGACGACTGGGGTCTGGAGATCACCGAGAGCATCCTGATCACCGAGAGCGGTGCCGAACCGCTGGCCCATTTTCCACGCCAGCTATTTGTCAAATGA
- a CDS encoding glyoxylate/hydroxypyruvate reductase A, with protein sequence MRILIHIANAEQWRDALAQRLPEATLFTSDDAPREVDYLVAWKPPTELLERHAGVRGIVNLGAGVDALLNDPGLPAGVPIVKLRDAGMAELIADYTLYGVLHFQRDFDRYLAQERSARWHEFEVVPKAEWPVGVLGLGAIGRKVAQRLAGAGFPVHGWSRSPKQLDGMTCHDGEAGLRALLSQVTTLVTLLPDTRETRHIVNAETLALLPDGASLINPGRGTLIDEPALLEALGSRLRGAILDAFPEEPLPKSSALWTHPRVRITPHMAGPTSMSEALDQVAETLRAWQAGETVASVDREAGY encoded by the coding sequence ATGCGAATCCTGATCCATATTGCCAATGCCGAGCAGTGGCGAGATGCCCTGGCGCAACGCCTGCCAGAGGCCACTCTATTCACCAGTGACGACGCACCTCGCGAGGTCGACTATCTGGTGGCATGGAAGCCACCGACCGAGCTGCTCGAGCGCCACGCTGGCGTACGCGGCATCGTCAATCTAGGCGCCGGGGTGGATGCCCTGCTCAACGATCCCGGCCTGCCCGCGGGCGTGCCTATCGTCAAGCTGCGCGATGCCGGCATGGCGGAGCTGATCGCCGACTACACCCTTTATGGCGTGCTGCACTTCCAGCGCGATTTCGACCGCTATCTGGCTCAGGAGCGCAGCGCCCGGTGGCATGAATTCGAGGTCGTGCCCAAGGCCGAGTGGCCCGTGGGCGTACTGGGGCTCGGTGCAATCGGCCGCAAGGTGGCGCAGCGACTGGCGGGAGCCGGCTTTCCCGTACATGGCTGGAGCCGCTCCCCCAAGCAGCTCGATGGGATGACCTGTCATGATGGTGAAGCGGGACTGCGCGCACTGCTCAGCCAAGTCACGACATTGGTGACGCTGCTTCCCGATACCCGCGAGACCCGACATATCGTCAACGCCGAGACGCTGGCCCTGCTGCCCGACGGTGCCAGCCTCATCAATCCCGGACGCGGCACGCTGATCGATGAGCCCGCCCTGCTCGAGGCGCTGGGCAGCCGCCTGCGTGGTGCGATTCTCGATGCCTTTCCCGAAGAGCCGCTACCTAAGTCGAGTGCGCTGTGGACTCATCCACGGGTGCGCATTACGCCCCACATGGCCGGACCGACTTCCATGAGCGAGGCGCTGGATCAGGTCGCCGAGACCCTACGCGCCTGGCAGGCTGGCGAGACGGTAGCGAGTGTCGACCGCGAAGCGGGTTATTGA
- a CDS encoding PLP-dependent aminotransferase family protein, which produces MTIDLTPYLSSQGPKYLAIARALSEAIRQGELVVGSRLPPHRQLADSLGVSVQTVSRAYAQAEKMGLVQARVGSGTWVNALDDGREAAYLRSGEPRREETLIDMSIAHSVCPPRHQLLFREALTTLAEHASPEVIAACRPIAGLVHQRERASEWLDQRLGVPGDADDRVLCNGAAHGLMLAIATVVQHGDIVLTEALTDHGLIALSRTLGFQLRGVAIDEEGIVPEALAQACQRFQPRAVCLTPTQLNPTGATMSEIRRDAVAEVLAQHGVWLIEDDVHALLEPPGLTPLAARLPRHSFHVTSLTKATLPGLRAGYLSVPRGQLHHTLPRLRATSWMATPLVFEIAHLWMADGTLDWLAGQQCQLLHERQRLVSRHLGRHGLASRQSSLHVWLSLPATWRAEELQQQAEQEGLLITTAVPFMVEQTPPPRRVRLSLGAEADIGRFEEGLTRLAALLGEAPPPMMQIVY; this is translated from the coding sequence ATGACAATTGATCTGACGCCCTACCTCTCGTCACAAGGGCCAAAATATCTGGCCATCGCCCGAGCGCTCTCCGAGGCGATCCGTCAGGGGGAGCTCGTCGTGGGATCGCGGCTCCCGCCCCACCGCCAGCTCGCCGACAGCCTGGGGGTCAGCGTTCAGACGGTATCGCGCGCCTACGCCCAGGCCGAGAAGATGGGCCTGGTACAGGCCCGAGTCGGCAGCGGCACCTGGGTCAACGCGCTCGATGATGGTCGCGAAGCGGCCTATCTGCGCAGCGGCGAGCCCCGTCGCGAAGAGACGTTGATCGATATGTCGATCGCCCACTCGGTATGCCCACCTCGCCACCAGCTTCTCTTCCGCGAGGCTCTGACCACCCTTGCCGAACATGCCAGCCCCGAGGTGATCGCCGCCTGCCGCCCGATCGCCGGCCTGGTACATCAGCGCGAACGCGCCAGCGAGTGGCTGGACCAGCGACTCGGCGTGCCCGGCGATGCCGACGATCGCGTGCTGTGCAACGGCGCGGCCCATGGCTTGATGCTGGCCATCGCCACGGTAGTCCAGCATGGCGATATCGTGCTCACCGAGGCATTGACCGACCATGGTTTGATCGCCCTGTCGCGCACGCTGGGCTTCCAGCTGCGTGGCGTGGCGATCGACGAGGAGGGCATCGTGCCCGAGGCGCTGGCGCAGGCCTGCCAACGCTTCCAGCCCCGTGCGGTGTGTCTGACGCCAACCCAGCTCAACCCCACCGGGGCGACCATGAGCGAGATACGACGCGACGCGGTGGCCGAGGTACTCGCCCAGCACGGCGTATGGCTGATCGAGGATGACGTGCATGCCCTGCTGGAGCCCCCGGGATTGACACCGCTGGCGGCCCGCCTGCCCCGCCACAGTTTTCATGTCACCAGTCTGACCAAGGCGACCCTGCCGGGGCTGCGCGCCGGCTACCTGAGCGTGCCGCGCGGCCAACTTCACCACACCCTGCCGAGACTGCGGGCGACCAGTTGGATGGCCACGCCACTGGTCTTCGAGATCGCTCACCTGTGGATGGCCGACGGCACGCTCGACTGGCTCGCCGGACAGCAGTGCCAGCTACTTCACGAACGCCAGCGGCTGGTCAGTCGCCACCTCGGTCGCCATGGCCTGGCCAGTCGGCAAAGCAGCCTGCATGTGTGGCTATCACTGCCCGCCACCTGGCGTGCCGAAGAGCTTCAGCAGCAGGCCGAGCAGGAGGGGCTATTGATCACCACTGCAGTCCCGTTCATGGTCGAGCAGACACCGCCGCCACGCCGGGTGCGGCTCAGCCTGGGGGCGGAAGCCGATATCGGGCGCTTCGAGGAGGGGCTGACACGCCTAGCCGCCTTGCTAGGCGAAGCGCCGCCACCGATGATGCAGATCGTCTATTGA